Genomic segment of Vitis riparia cultivar Riparia Gloire de Montpellier isolate 1030 chromosome 19, EGFV_Vit.rip_1.0, whole genome shotgun sequence:
AAGGTGTTCTTGAGTTCTTCGAGGTCTAAGCCTGAAAGGCCAGTCCTGATTGTGGATATTGACCTTTCTGAGTATCTGAAGGAGTTGAAGTATGTGGGGTTTTCAGCCTCTACAGAGGGGAGCACTGAGCTGCATCTGATTGAGAATTGGAGCTTCAAGACTTTCGGGTTGGTCCCTGCACCGCCACGGCTGCATTTTCCGCCTCACAACGTCTCAGATAATACAGTGATGATACCCCCACCAAGTGCGGTATCTGATTCAGGGAATAAAGGCCATAAGAGGCTTGGTTTGGGGTTCGGGATTGCTGGGCCAGTGTTCTTTTGCATAGTTCTTTCGGTATTTGGTTATGTTTCCATGAAGAAATGGAGGGGGATGAGATGGGAGAGGAGCTTCAAAGCAGATATTCTTGCTGGGCCAAGAGAGTTTAGTTACAAAGAGCTGAAGGGGGCGACAAAAGGATTTCATTCTAGCAGGATCATTGGCAATGGTGCATTCGGTACTGTTTACAAGGCATTTTTTATCACAACAGGGACCATTTCTGCAGTGAAAAGATCAAAGCATTCTCATGAAGGTAAAACCGAGTTCCTTGCTGAGTTATCAATTATAGCTTGTTTAAGGCATAAGAATTTAGTTCAGCTTCAAGGTTGGTGTGTTGAGAAGGGTGATCTATTGCTTGTTTATGAATTTATGCCTAATGGCAGCCTTGATAAGATGCTGTATCAAGAGTCCGAGGAAGGAACCTTACTGAAATGGTCTCATAGATACAACATTATTGTTGGGATGGCATCTGTTCTCACATACCTGCATCAGGAATGTGAGCAGCAAGTCATCCACAGAGACATAAAAACCAGTAACATAATGCTTGATGGAAACTTCAATGCTAGGCTTGGAGATTTCGGGTTGGCAAGGCTCATGGATCATGATAAAAGTCCAGTTTCAACTCTGACTGCTGGAACTATGGGATACCTTGCCCCGGAGTATCTGCAGTATGGGAAAGCTACTGAGAAAACAGATGTTTTCAGCTATGGTGTGGTTATACTTGAAGTGGCTTGTGGAAGGAGGCCAATTGACAAAGACACAGATAGTCAGAAAATGATGAATTTGGTTGATTGGGTTTGGGGATTGTATTCTCAAGGCAACATCCTTGAAGCTGCTGACAAACGGTTGAAGAGGGAGTTCAAggaggaagaaatgagaaagcTTTTACTTGTGGGTTTGAGCTGTGCAAACCCAGATTGTAATGTGAGGCCTTCTATGAGGAGAGTCCTTCAGATCCTTAATGATGAGGCAGAGCCTTTACTTGTCCCCAAGATGAAACCAAGTCTCACTTTCTCATTAAGCTTGCCTCTCAGTATCGATGACATTGTTTCAGATGGTGAAGATCATCGTATGTCACTTGACTCCATGTGTGAGATCAAGATCTAGTGAAGTAAAATTCAACTTCTCCTCTCACGTTATCCTAGTTTGATGCTTTagattctttcattttttttatcacactTCTATATTTGTCTTGTTACTCAACCAGATTTAACTGGGCCGAGTTCAAAGCTTCTCTATTGAACTATGTGATCTTCTGCTGTACCCTAGACATAAGAAGCTTCCTTGAACGTATAAAAATGTAGGTCCATGCCATAACTGACATGTATGTAATTCTTTTCCACTATTTTAATGGTGTTacattttttcttatatcataCTACTTTCCTGAGTGATTTGTTGCTTGTTTATTTCATGTTACATGTTATTGAGATATCATGAAAAGCTAGAGTTCCTTAGGATAAGGATGATCAGCTGATGAAACCTTTGTCTCCAGTCTCATCCCAAGATTGAGTTGAAAACTTAACGGTATAAGGTGTTATTACCTGTCTTACAATATTTCTCCTATCCCTTTATTGATTGGTTACAGATGATTGTTTCAGTTTCTGCATGACTTAATGGTAAACAATTTCCTTTTCTACATATGCTCCTCTATTGTCTCATGGCTTTTGAGTAGTTTCACTGAAAGTTCTGAAATCTCAAAAGCAGAGGATTCCTGCATTTTGCAACCTCACAACTCGGATTGGTGAAAATAAGTTAGATGCAGCGagtgatggaaaaaaaatctcagaAGCTTCAATTAATCAACTAGTTGTGACATTAGGAATCcatagagagaaaaataaataaataaaagaactaGCAAGCAAGGAGGATGAAAATAATAGGAAAGGCGTATTCTCCTAACTGTGAAAAAGTTAGGGAGTTgcatatgttttgtttttttcttgttacAGAATGATGAAAACCGATGGATGAGGCAAGACCACTTTCAAATTCTACAAAAAGAAGATGTATAGGGCTCATGGACTGATCATCAATCTCATTTCAGCTGAAGATTCTacactctttttcttctctaaagTT
This window contains:
- the LOC117908982 gene encoding probable L-type lectin-domain containing receptor kinase S.7, translated to MKMDSRKLLVFLLFTFFNFSDPPLVVSAQNVDFDFSSFTLRNFTLLGDSYLRNGVIGLTRNLGVPSSSSGTVICNAPIAFFDSESNTTASFSTRFSFSITNVNPSSYGDGLAFFLSPENETLGSPGGYLGLVNSSQLTKNRFVAVEFDTRLDPHFNDPNDNHVGLDIDSLNSMKTADPVLDENIDLKSGKSITAWIEYKNDQMKLKVFLSSSRSKPERPVLIVDIDLSEYLKELKYVGFSASTEGSTELHLIENWSFKTFGLVPAPPRLHFPPHNVSDNTVMIPPPSAVSDSGNKGHKRLGLGFGIAGPVFFCIVLSVFGYVSMKKWRGMRWERSFKADILAGPREFSYKELKGATKGFHSSRIIGNGAFGTVYKAFFITTGTISAVKRSKHSHEGKTEFLAELSIIACLRHKNLVQLQGWCVEKGDLLLVYEFMPNGSLDKMLYQESEEGTLLKWSHRYNIIVGMASVLTYLHQECEQQVIHRDIKTSNIMLDGNFNARLGDFGLARLMDHDKSPVSTLTAGTMGYLAPEYLQYGKATEKTDVFSYGVVILEVACGRRPIDKDTDSQKMMNLVDWVWGLYSQGNILEAADKRLKREFKEEEMRKLLLVGLSCANPDCNVRPSMRRVLQILNDEAEPLLVPKMKPSLTFSLSLPLSIDDIVSDGEDHRMSLDSMCEIKI